The Nymphaea colorata isolate Beijing-Zhang1983 chromosome 11, ASM883128v2, whole genome shotgun sequence genome includes the window AAGCACACCTAAgcttttccacaaaaaaaaaaaagtcagttGAAAACAGGCTGTCAATAACTTGAGTTGATGGTAATGATTCACCATCTTCGGTATAAGCTACGACATATGTACATGTAGAGGGCAATTGTGTGGCTCCAGCAGCCAAAGATAGCTAACAAGATCAAGATCGTAAGAGGCCTACGAGGATAGTTTCTGCCCAACATCTCcccttttgtttattttattgtattcaTTACCAAAACAAGTCCTCTGTCACAGAAGGGGAGGGACCGCCGACCCCAGCACAGAAAAGATGGTCGAAAGTGAGAGCGGCTGAGACTTGGACAGATTGGCATCGCCCCTCAGTTATCCGCTTCGATCACCGAACCAGAAAACGGAACCGGGCATGCTCTGGGCCACACCAAATCACAACATTTGCATGACCGCAGAGGAGTTCCCTCACATTACAATATCACATTTCAATCTCAAAAAACTGAGAGAAGCTGTACACCTGGCTTTGGCTTTGGCATTATAGATCACCGAAACAATGCGTGCCTCGTATTTACAGCCTACTTATCCCACATCTATAAAATGTCTTCGTCTACATAGAATCTAGAAACCAACCATTAGCTGCCTTGAGGAAGTGTATCGCTCTGGTCCTAGATCTCTCTCTAGCTAATTAGTATTGATATTAGAATTACTTTTGCTCCCTCCTTGGAGATCCATAGGAGAACTTGTAATACTACCCACCGATCCCATGGTCTGTGAGCTCAGCTGCGGGCTTGCGGGGCCAGTACCAGGTCCCGCCACATTCATCTGCTGCTGAGTAACCAGCTGCTGGACAGCTCCCGTACTCAGCTGCTGTGGTGGGCTCAACGGAGTCTGCTGGCTCAACTGCTGAGGACTAATCTGCTGCTGAGGTTGCGAGTGTGACTGTGTCTGTGGCTGGAGCTGTGACTGGGGGTTTATTTGCTGCTGTACGGTAAGCCCCGATGGCGAGCTAACTTGCTGCTGAACACTACCCACTAGCGACTGTTGAAGGGGTGAGCTcagttgctgctgctgctgctgaaattGCTGCTGCTGGTTCATGTAAAAGTTTGCCCCAGGCATCTTTGGAGGGCCCATAGCTGCCATCGGTGCTCGTTGCATGGAACCCATGCTGGTTCTGTTCAGTGTTTGCCCCAGCACGGACATTGGTCCGGTGCCAGGAATCCCACCCAAACTGTCAATAGGGCTCCTCATGGATGTTGGCCCCAGCATGCCTCGACCTCTATTCTGATGCATCATCCTAAGTTTTGCAACCATTGTACTGGCCTGGGCAGGGTTTAAGCGCATTTGTTGGCTTATGACGTTGCTGACATTGGAAGCAGGATTTAAGCCCATCTGACTTATATTGCTCAAACCAGATATGGTGCCCATTGGTGCCGACATGTTAGGTCCCATATGCCCCATGCCCATGCCTATTCCGCCAAGTCCAACAAAATTTCCAAGGCCACCAGTGGCACCAGTTGGTTGCATAGGACCACTAACCATGCCACTTCCCATGTTTGGCATGCCCATACCAGGAAGCGCTCCCATCACCTTCCTCATCtgtggctgctgctgctgctgttgttgtggctgctgctgttgttgttgATGTTGCTGCTGAAGCAATTGAAGCTGCAGATTGCTGGAACTGCTGACCATTTGATTACCAACAGGTGAACCAACTGCATTTAGCTGTGTCAATGGACTGTTTTGGCCAAGAGCAGCTCTCTGCAGTTGTGAGTActggtgctgctgctgctgtaaAGGTGACTGGGGAGGTTGAACGGCAGCAAGATGTGATGTTGGGTCCAAGTGCTGTTGTCTTGCTTGTGATGGCAAATAGCCCGATTGCATGTGGGATGGAGGGGGCTGGACGACTCCAGGATGCTGCATCCTTGAGCCTGGTAGCAGGTTCTGAGAGGGCATTTGTAAAGGGTTCATAGGCTGGACGCTGCCAGCCACTATACCCGTTGAAGGCACTGTGTGGCCTGAGACAGGCTGTTGATATGGCATATCATGTGCAGGACCACCCAGAGAAGCAGAAGATGTTGAACCAGATGGAGTTCCTCCAGGTCGGTTTTGTATTTGATCACTGACTTCATATCCATCATGAGTCATCTATATGAAAAACCATTCTAGGCAttaacaaaactgaaaaaaaaaacaaaaatataaagtaAACCTTATGAGCATCTGAACAATTAACATGAAAACTCACCAGTTTAGCATATTGTTCAGCAAACAAATCTGCATAATGCTGTTGACAAAGAAATGATCATGAGGAAATAGGTAAAATAAGGTCAATGGAGATGGCTTGAGGTTGATAATTTGCAGACTCACCGTGTTGGGCAATGTGGGAAGAGCATCCTGGGGACATGAGAGGAGATCGCTGCTTTCCTCTTCATTACCATATTGTATCACTGCTTCTACCATGCCATCCTTGTGCCTCTCGGACATGAGTAATTTGTTTCGAACTGTAACAACAGTCATACCATTTGCTGCAAAAATATGTGATAGCAGGAATTTATTAATAGAAGGTTCATCGAGTAAACAAGCACTGTCTTCAAGTGCAGACAAGTACCGTGAACTATCTGCTTAGGACGAACACAATCCAGGATCCTTGTTTTACATAAGTTCATGCTACCTCCAAGCAGAGATTTTGACAATGACTTGGTACACATAGGATCGTTGACATCATCGATGTTTTGTGCCGTTGAAAGATGCATAACAATAAGATCCGCTGAATGTGACAGTGGTTTCCTCTCATGAATTTCATCAACCTTATTCTTTTTGCAATGGAGTCCGTATCTGGAAATGCAACATAGGCACAGTAAGAATGAGTCTTGACAAGAGGAACCAGAAAACTATTTTGTAACTATGCTCAAACATGGAGCTCCAATCAGTACATCCCTGACATTCAGGTTTCTGTATGCCAGCTGTTGAGAACTCCATGCAAGTAAGACCAAGTCTAGTCCTAGAGATCATAGCCATATATAACCTTCAAGACAACATACACAAGAACTGTGAGTTTGAACACGACCATACCTTTGAACCACCGCTTCAAGCTTTGAGAATCTTTCTATAAATGTTGGATCAGGCTTTGGCCCTGACGGTGGTATAGGAGGAGTCCCAATAGAAGGACTATTTGCATTAAAAGGAGGAGACCCAACTGCAGGGGTTCGTGTAAGGGGAACCTGTTTTCTCTTCCCAGACATGGGATTTTGATGTCTACCAGCATCAGTAAGACAAGAACTGACAGAGGTTGCACCAGTTGCAGTATCCGACGCTTTCTCCTTTTGTGTGTTCATGTTATAGTGTGCTCCTAAGGAACCACTAGACATTTCTCCAGATTTAGATGACACCGGTGAGTTTTCCATTGTACCACCAGAAACACGAGAAGTTGGTGCTTGCTTTCTCTTCTGTAAAGCATCCTCTTTTTTCTGGTCTTTTTCTATAAAATTACCAAGATTATGCCACTGTGACTGTGAAGAGAATCTCATGAATGATTGCTGCGCTTGCTGCTGTGGCTGCATCAGCGAGTCTGTATGACTAGGTGACATTCCAAGTGTACTTTGATCATCTTTAGTCATCAAAGCATCTTGCTTTTCTAACTTGACAACTTCAGGTTGCTCCACTTTCACATTATACCTCAGGCCCCTATCATCAACATAAGGGAGCCCCGCGTCAGACTTTGAAATTCCTTGAACTGTTTGTCTTGCATCATTTTCTGCCTGTTGGTGATGCTTCTGATTAGTGACATTGGCATTTCTTTTGCTCTCAAACTGTTGCTGCAGAAGTGTGCTCTTCCATGAAGAATCAGCCCCAAGCAGGGAGTAGTCCATCTGTAAACCAGCATGCTGTGGATGGATCCCATCTAAGCCAAGTTGCTCCTGCCTTGGCCGTTTTATCTCAAAGTTAGATGGCATCTGCATACCTTGACCCTCCCTCTTTGCAAGAGACGGTCTTGGATCTTTGTATGAATTTTGTAAGTCCTGTGCAGTTCCTGGAATGAAATTAGTATTAATTGCCGAGGCATTTGGAGAAGTAACATTTGAAGCCTGATCATGACCACTCTTGGAGTTGTTAATCATTGTTTGGTACTTGGGTTGCAAAGCCGCACCCATTGCCTGCCTAGAGAAATCCTGTCCAGTGCTTTGGATTCTAAAGGAAGGTGATGGAAGAGATTGTGCAGCAACATTGTAGGGAGGACGTTGAATAGCTGCATCAACTGAAGGCAGTACCAGctgatttttatcattctcGCCTACCCTTTCTATTGATACTT containing:
- the LOC116264119 gene encoding protein PHYTOCHROME-DEPENDENT LATE-FLOWERING isoform X2, yielding MSLHRKRTRQAPSVQVLSNNLSHGKKVSIERVGENDKNQLVLPSVDAAIQRPPYNVAAQSLPSPSFRIQSTGQDFSRQAMGAALQPKYQTMINNSKSGHDQASNVTSPNASAINTNFIPGTAQDLQNSYKDPRPSLAKREGQGMQMPSNFEIKRPRQEQLGLDGIHPQHAGLQMDYSLLGADSSWKSTLLQQQFESKRNANVTNQKHHQQAENDARQTVQGISKSDAGLPYVDDRGLRYNVKVEQPEVVKLEKQDALMTKDDQSTLGMSPSHTDSLMQPQQQAQQSFMRFSSQSQWHNLGNFIEKDQKKEDALQKRKQAPTSRVSGGTMENSPVSSKSGEMSSGSLGAHYNMNTQKEKASDTATGATSVSSCLTDAGRHQNPMSGKRKQVPLTRTPAVGSPPFNANSPSIGTPPIPPSGPKPDPTFIERFSKLEAVVQRYGLHCKKNKVDEIHERKPLSHSADLIVMHLSTAQNIDDVNDPMCTKSLSKSLLGGSMNLCKTRILDCVRPKQIVHANGMTVVTVRNKLLMSERHKDGMVEAVIQYGNEEESSDLLSCPQDALPTLPNTHYADLFAEQYAKLMTHDGYEVSDQIQNRPGGTPSGSTSSASLGGPAHDMPYQQPVSGHTVPSTGIVAGSVQPMNPLQMPSQNLLPGSRMQHPGVVQPPPSHMQSGYLPSQARQQHLDPTSHLAAVQPPQSPLQQQQHQYSQLQRAALGQNSPLTQLNAVGSPVGNQMVSSSSNLQLQLLQQQHQQQQQQPQQQQQQQPQMRKVMGALPGMGMPNMGSGMVSGPMQPTGATGGLGNFVGLGGIGMGMGHMGPNMSAPMGTISGLSNISQMGLNPASNVSNVISQQMRLNPAQASTMVAKLRMMHQNRGRGMLGPTSMRSPIDSLGGIPGTGPMSVLGQTLNRTSMGSMQRAPMAAMGPPKMPGANFYMNQQQQFQQQQQQLSSPLQQSLVGSVQQQVSSPSGLTVQQQINPQSQLQPQTQSHSQPQQQISPQQLSQQTPLSPPQQLSTGAVQQLVTQQQMNVAGPGTGPASPQLSSQTMGSVGSITSSPMDLQGGSKSNSNINTN
- the LOC116264119 gene encoding protein PHYTOCHROME-DEPENDENT LATE-FLOWERING isoform X1; the protein is MGISFKVSKKGTRFRPKPAPLGTSGGDVSDHSKEGDDPYVPEKRLKTELRASDVNVPNSAQSILSNGSEICPADPEQEVSFSLNLFPNGFSMGTPSEKGKPLPLLQDAPKLLYPYNRVCETLFSAIECGFLPGDILDDIPCKYLDGKLLCEVRDYRKCVTTPGNFVSGDGSPIVRRVCLRMSTENVVKDMPSITATSWSYGDLLEVESRIVKALQPELHLDPVPLLDRLSADPAKNKLNLGMSLHRKRTRQAPSVQVLSNNLSHGKKVSIERVGENDKNQLVLPSVDAAIQRPPYNVAAQSLPSPSFRIQSTGQDFSRQAMGAALQPKYQTMINNSKSGHDQASNVTSPNASAINTNFIPGTAQDLQNSYKDPRPSLAKREGQGMQMPSNFEIKRPRQEQLGLDGIHPQHAGLQMDYSLLGADSSWKSTLLQQQFESKRNANVTNQKHHQQAENDARQTVQGISKSDAGLPYVDDRGLRYNVKVEQPEVVKLEKQDALMTKDDQSTLGMSPSHTDSLMQPQQQAQQSFMRFSSQSQWHNLGNFIEKDQKKEDALQKRKQAPTSRVSGGTMENSPVSSKSGEMSSGSLGAHYNMNTQKEKASDTATGATSVSSCLTDAGRHQNPMSGKRKQVPLTRTPAVGSPPFNANSPSIGTPPIPPSGPKPDPTFIERFSKLEAVVQRYGLHCKKNKVDEIHERKPLSHSADLIVMHLSTAQNIDDVNDPMCTKSLSKSLLGGSMNLCKTRILDCVRPKQIVHANGMTVVTVRNKLLMSERHKDGMVEAVIQYGNEEESSDLLSCPQDALPTLPNTHYADLFAEQYAKLMTHDGYEVSDQIQNRPGGTPSGSTSSASLGGPAHDMPYQQPVSGHTVPSTGIVAGSVQPMNPLQMPSQNLLPGSRMQHPGVVQPPPSHMQSGYLPSQARQQHLDPTSHLAAVQPPQSPLQQQQHQYSQLQRAALGQNSPLTQLNAVGSPVGNQMVSSSSNLQLQLLQQQHQQQQQQPQQQQQQQPQMRKVMGALPGMGMPNMGSGMVSGPMQPTGATGGLGNFVGLGGIGMGMGHMGPNMSAPMGTISGLSNISQMGLNPASNVSNVISQQMRLNPAQASTMVAKLRMMHQNRGRGMLGPTSMRSPIDSLGGIPGTGPMSVLGQTLNRTSMGSMQRAPMAAMGPPKMPGANFYMNQQQQFQQQQQQLSSPLQQSLVGSVQQQVSSPSGLTVQQQINPQSQLQPQTQSHSQPQQQISPQQLSQQTPLSPPQQLSTGAVQQLVTQQQMNVAGPGTGPASPQLSSQTMGSVGSITSSPMDLQGGSKSNSNINTN